The following coding sequences lie in one Pseudomonadota bacterium genomic window:
- a CDS encoding phospho-N-acetylmuramoyl-pentapeptide-transferase, which yields MLFHLLYPLRHHFGLRWLNVVRYPSTRIIASTLTAMLISFFLGPWFIRQLQSRQIGQQVRDDGPQSHLAKAGTPTMGGSLILLALVLPTLLWSDLSNKLVWLVLSVTVGYGAIGFGDDMLKLGRRSSRGLPGKLKLLGQGGVAAVALAIVFWGQGVFSPSIALRLALPFVGFDRRPLRLPAPLYFVLAWFVVVGSSNAVNLTDGLDGLAIGPVIVSAGTFLFLSYAGGTVLGRNKFNVAQYLNIPFIAGAAELAVYCGAMAGAGVGFLWYNTYPASVFMGDVGSLALGGGLGMLAVLTKNELVWLLLGGVFVVEAVSVMVQVLSFKLTGKRVFRMAPIHHHFELKGWAEPKIIVRFWIISIMLALLALATLKLR from the coding sequence ATCAGCTTTTTTCTCGGCCCGTGGTTCATCCGCCAGCTGCAGTCGCGGCAAATCGGTCAGCAGGTGCGCGACGACGGGCCGCAGAGCCACCTCGCCAAGGCGGGCACGCCGACGATGGGTGGCAGCCTGATTCTGCTCGCCCTGGTGCTGCCGACCTTGCTGTGGTCTGACCTGAGCAACAAGCTCGTCTGGTTGGTGCTCTCGGTCACGGTCGGCTATGGCGCGATCGGCTTCGGCGACGACATGCTGAAGCTGGGGCGCCGCAGCAGCCGCGGCCTTCCGGGCAAGCTCAAGCTCCTCGGTCAGGGCGGGGTCGCCGCCGTCGCGCTGGCGATCGTCTTCTGGGGTCAAGGCGTGTTCTCGCCCTCGATCGCCCTGCGCCTGGCCCTCCCCTTCGTCGGCTTCGATCGCCGCCCGCTGCGCCTTCCCGCGCCCCTCTATTTCGTCCTCGCCTGGTTCGTCGTCGTCGGCAGCTCCAACGCCGTCAACCTCACCGATGGGCTCGACGGCCTGGCGATCGGTCCGGTGATCGTCAGCGCCGGCACCTTCCTCTTCCTCTCCTACGCCGGTGGGACGGTGCTCGGCCGCAACAAGTTCAATGTCGCCCAGTACCTCAACATCCCCTTCATCGCGGGCGCCGCCGAGCTGGCCGTCTACTGCGGCGCGATGGCCGGCGCCGGTGTCGGCTTCCTCTGGTACAACACCTACCCGGCCTCGGTCTTCATGGGCGACGTCGGCTCGCTGGCCCTCGGCGGCGGCCTCGGCATGCTCGCGGTGCTGACCAAGAACGAGCTCGTCTGGCTGCTGCTCGGCGGGGTCTTTGTCGTCGAGGCCGTGTCGGTGATGGTGCAGGTGCTCTCGTTCAAGCTGACCGGTAAGCGCGTCTTCCGCATGGCGCCGATTCACCACCACTTCGAGCTCAAGGGCTGGGCCGAGCCGAAGATCATCGTTCGCTTCTGGATTATCTCGATCATGCTGGCGCTGCTCGCGCTGGCTACCCTCAAGCTGCGCTAG